TGCCGCTCCAGGTCACAGCGGATCTCTGCCAACTGGGCCTCCACGTTGCTGATCAGGCACTGCATCTGGGCCAGCTGGGAGCTGTAGCGTGCCTCGGTCTCCGCCAGGGTGGATTCCAGGGAGTTCCtctgggaggggaaagaggaagagccGCCAGTGGAAGGGAGTCCCAACCAGAGACCCCGTAGCCCTGGGTATGTGCATATGCTGTGTGATCACGCCCCATCATAAGCCCGCATGCTGAGGCTGGGGGGTCAGGGCTTTGCCAGGAGCTGTGGCCAGTGACTGGGGCAGAAGCCACCCACCATGCTGTGCTGGGCCTGCAGCTCGATCTCCAGGGCATTGACCGTGCGTCTCAGCTCGATGATCTCCGTCTGGCAACACTGCAGCTGCTCCGAGCTGGACATCACCTGCTGGTTCAGCTCCTCGGTCTGAGGGCCCAGAGCATGGTCAGACCAAGTGAAGCTACTTTAAAGGGGAACCCCCTGCCCCGGGAGCTGGTGCCCGCCCCTGCCGCCCCAGCCCAGcggccccagccccacctgggtGTTGAACCAGGCCTCCACGTCTCGATGGTTATTCTCCACCAGGGCCTCATACTGGCATCTCATATCATCCAGAATCTTGTTGAGATCCACTGGGGGGGCGGCATCCACCTCCACGTTCAGTCGGTCCCCGAGTTGGCAACGGAGTGTGTTGACTTCctgcagaggggaggcaggatgGCACACGGTTGGGAAAAGGGTGCCGGATTGAGGGTTCCAGTGGCTGGGTTCAAACCCTCCTCCCGCAGGTGCCGGCTGGGTAACGTTAGCAtatcaacttctctgagcctcggtcgCCTCACGGGCATACACCTGCCTCCTCTGGGGATTTGGGAGGGTAGGGTGACATGAGGCAAACGTCAGGCAAATAGAATAAATGTTATCAGGCGCTAGCATCCAGAGGGAGATCTCGTGTCATGGGCAGGAGTGTGGgatctgtgtgaccttaggcacgTGACTGAACCCCTCCGTGCCTCGTttttctcatccgtaaaatgggatcATTGTGAGGACGAAATGAAGCGAGAACAAAATGCAAAGTGTTTCCAACAGCTCCGGGCACACAGTGTGATGTCAACAAATGTCAGCTGGAGCTCCTGGGGGGGTAGCTGTCACAGTTGTTAGCCCCAAGGGTCACCGGGGGCTCCCTGCCGGGTGGGAAACTCCGGAAAGTCGCATGACACGAGCCTCACCTCCTCGTGGTTCTTCTTGAGGCACAGCAGCTCCTCCTTCAGGGACTCCACCTGGGCCTCCAGGTCGGCCTTGCACAGGGTCAGCTCGTCCAGGATCCTGCGCAGGCCGTTGGTGTCGGCCTCCACCAGCTGCCGCATGGACAGCTCCGTCTcatacctgcacacacacacacaaccctgcTGGGTCTGCAGCGAAGGAGCCACGCACAGGCAGGGTCCCCCGCCCTCCGTCAGCTGCGGTGGCTGATTTGGGGTCAGCAGCACGCTGGGCCTTTCCTTTGACCCGGAAGGGATCCAGGGCCTGTGCCGTATTCCCGCTTACGGTTCGGTCTGGCCTCActcccacctccccagctcccaAGGCCGGGGGGCAGAGGCGAAGGAAGGCACAACGGACCTTCCCCGAAGAGGCCCACTCACTTGGTCCGGAAGTCGTCGGCAGCCAGCTTGGCGTTGTCAATCTGCAGGACTAGCCTGGCGTTCTCAGCCTTGGTCAGCAGGATCTGGGGAACAAGAGGCGTCCCGGGAGCTAGGAAAGGCCCAGCTCACAGAGGGCATGCTTCTAAGTACCACCGGCACCTTCAGCACGCCCAGCCCTGAGTCCTGAGCCCTGAGCCCAGACATGGAAGGAGCATCAGTCCCAGGAAGGGCATCACTAGAAGTAGACCCCAGAATGGCACGGTGGGAGGCCTCAGGCTGAGGTGCAAAGGTCCAAGCCAACCCGgattcagattctgcatctcacACTCACAGGCTGTGCGATCTCGGGCAAGTTTGATGAACATCCCGGATACTTAACTTCTGCCTCTGTTAAATGGGCCCAGTAACACCCATCTCTCCAAGGTGAGGAACAAGTAATCTAACAGATGGGAAAGCATCAGGCGCTGTGCCTGCATCTGGTAGAGGCTGGGTACATGTTATTGCCCTTCCTATAGCTAAGACagccaggggaggagagggatggCTGGCATAGATGCACTTAGCAAGAGACTCACAGAGAGGTCTGGgtccccccgcccaccccagaAAACCAGAAACCCCAGAGAAAATCTTGCCCTGAACAGAGAATTCCCTAAGAGGTCCTAAGAATTCTCATCTGTCTGTAGTCCCTTGGAATGAGACAggatcctccccccccccaaccaccaccccACTCCCAGCCAGGGCTGGGGATGCTGGGGAGGGGCCAGGTCCCCATTACCTTCTGCTGGAGGTCCTCGATGGTCTTGAAATACGACTGGTAGTCCGGGCAGATGTACGGGATCTGAGACTCATACCACTCCCGGATCCTGGTCTCCAGCTCCGCGTTCTCCCGCTCCAGCTGGCGCACCTTCTCCAGGTAGTTGGCCAGGCGGTCGTTCAGGAACTGCATGGTCTCCTTCTCGTTGCCATTGAAGGCGCCTTCGCAGAACCAGCCCCCGCTCCCAGCAAAGCCAGAGGGGTAGCAGCCAGCGGCCAGGTAGGAGCCGGGCAAGCAGCTCCCGAGGCTGGAGAGGCCCAGTCTGATGGAGGAGGCAGACCCCACAGCACCAGCAAGACTGGGGACCCTGCAGGAGCCCACAGAG
The sequence above is drawn from the Lynx canadensis isolate LIC74 chromosome E1, mLynCan4.pri.v2, whole genome shotgun sequence genome and encodes:
- the KRT36 gene encoding keratin, type I cuticular Ha6 — protein: MATQVCSPVFSSGSVKGLCGTAGGISRVSSVRSVGSCRVPSLAGAVGSASSIRLGLSSLGSCLPGSYLAAGCYPSGFAGSGGWFCEGAFNGNEKETMQFLNDRLANYLEKVRQLERENAELETRIREWYESQIPYICPDYQSYFKTIEDLQQKILLTKAENARLVLQIDNAKLAADDFRTKYETELSMRQLVEADTNGLRRILDELTLCKADLEAQVESLKEELLCLKKNHEEEVNTLRCQLGDRLNVEVDAAPPVDLNKILDDMRCQYEALVENNHRDVEAWFNTQTEELNQQVMSSSEQLQCCQTEIIELRRTVNALEIELQAQHSMRNSLESTLAETEARYSSQLAQMQCLISNVEAQLAEIRCDLERQNQEYQVLLDVKARLESEIATYRRLLEGEDCKLPAHPCATECKPSVRVPYVSTVPCAPAVPCGPAPQVSTQIRTITEEIRDGKVVSSREHLQPCPL